The following proteins come from a genomic window of Pseudomonas sp. MAG733B:
- a CDS encoding electron transfer flavoprotein subunit alpha/FixB family protein: protein MSDIIRRDPRAEWIARNRLHPLHAAMQPAQHSWMGPNGVIRKNLHGIGFIGPNGIKRIDRSGAQQGGATKRTAAVEVQLPLHQVPAPAFYICVVPDMVGGRLGSHDRDLLGLAHQLAGKDGAVLAVVFGEHKESAFATAGVDRLLVLEGEEFSGYAPEQRVQGLRAVDNQFSPRHWLLPDSRSGGGELGRRFAAALGERPATRVWQVKDQECIGRAGAGLQDLARPVARLILAAVECAEPVSETRHEALPVELSTAVARSLSRIEDLGAVAVDPAAIPMAEAEFIFSGGNGVKDWDLFHQTAAALGATEGASRVAVDDGFMARDRQVGASGTWVTARVYVAVGISGAIQHLQGIGACDKVVAINLDPGCDMIKRADLSVIGESAEILRALIAAVEAYRNDAKRDAA, encoded by the coding sequence ATGAGCGACATTATCCGCCGCGACCCCCGCGCCGAATGGATCGCCCGTAACCGCTTGCATCCGCTGCACGCGGCCATGCAGCCGGCACAACACAGCTGGATGGGGCCGAACGGCGTCATCCGCAAGAATCTGCACGGCATCGGTTTTATCGGCCCCAACGGCATCAAGCGCATTGACCGCAGTGGCGCCCAACAGGGCGGGGCCACCAAGCGTACCGCCGCCGTTGAAGTGCAATTGCCGCTGCATCAAGTGCCGGCACCGGCGTTTTACATTTGCGTGGTGCCGGACATGGTCGGTGGCCGCTTGGGCAGCCACGACCGCGACCTGCTGGGCCTGGCTCATCAGCTGGCCGGCAAGGACGGTGCGGTACTGGCCGTGGTCTTCGGCGAACACAAGGAAAGTGCATTCGCCACGGCCGGCGTCGACCGCTTGCTGGTGCTCGAAGGCGAAGAATTCAGCGGTTATGCACCGGAGCAGCGTGTTCAGGGCTTGCGGGCTGTGGATAATCAGTTCAGCCCGCGTCATTGGTTGCTGCCCGACAGCCGCAGCGGTGGCGGCGAACTGGGCCGGCGCTTCGCTGCAGCACTGGGCGAACGCCCGGCCACGCGGGTCTGGCAGGTCAAGGATCAGGAATGCATTGGCCGCGCCGGTGCGGGTCTGCAAGACCTGGCTCGACCAGTTGCGCGCTTGATTCTGGCCGCCGTGGAATGTGCCGAGCCGGTCAGTGAAACCCGTCACGAAGCATTGCCGGTGGAGTTATCCACAGCCGTGGCGCGCAGTCTCTCGCGCATCGAGGATCTGGGCGCAGTGGCGGTGGATCCGGCGGCGATTCCGATGGCTGAAGCCGAGTTCATCTTCTCCGGTGGCAACGGGGTCAAGGATTGGGATTTGTTCCACCAGACGGCCGCGGCCCTCGGCGCCACCGAAGGTGCATCCCGGGTGGCGGTGGACGATGGCTTCATGGCCCGCGACCGTCAGGTTGGTGCGTCGGGCACCTGGGTCACCGCACGGGTCTACGTGGCGGTGGGGATTTCCGGGGCGATCCAGCACCTGCAAGGCATCGGTGCCTGCGACAAGGTGGTGGCGATCAACCTCGATCCTGGCTGCGACATGATCAAACGTGCCGACCTGTCGGTGATCGGCGAGAGCGCCGAGATTCTTCGAGCCTTGATCGCGGCGGTAGAGGCTTACCGCAACGACGCCAAGCGCGATGCGGCTTAA
- the dgcB gene encoding dimethylglycine demethylation protein DgcB, which translates to MLNTLLPILLFAALGLAVLGALRRVAMWRQGRASKVDLIGGLFAMPKRYMVDLHHVVARDKYIANTHVATAGGAVASIVLAILVHGFGLHNRILGYALLLMSAVMFVGAIFVYLRRRNPPSRLSKGPWMRLPKSLLAFSASFFLLTLPVAGILPENFGGWLLAAILGVGVLWGVSELFFGMTWGGPMKHAFAGALHLAWHRRAERFGGGRSTGLKPLDLNDPSAPLGVEKPKDFTWNQLLGFDACVQCGKCEAACPAFAAGQPLNPKKLIQDMVVGLAGGTDAKFAGSPYPGKAIGEHAGNPHQPIVNGLVDAETLWSCTTCRACVEECPMMIEHVDAIVDMRRHLTLEKGATPNKGAEVLENLIATDNPGGFAPGGRMNWAADLNLNLLSEKKSTDVLFWVGDGAFDMRNQRTLRAFVKVLKAAKIDFAVLGLEERDSGDVARRLGDEATFQLLAKRNIQTLAKYSFNRIVTCDPHSFHVLKNEYGAFDGNYLVQHHSTYMAEIIEAGALNLGQHKGDSVTYHDPCYLGRYNGEYEAPRQVLRALGIEVKEMQRSGFRSRCCGGGGGAPITDIPGKQRIPDMRMEDIRETGAELVAVGCPQCTAMLEGVVEPRPLIKDIAELVADALLEDEMPKPSTPAKREPAEVH; encoded by the coding sequence ATGTTGAACACCCTTCTTCCAATCCTGTTGTTCGCTGCCCTGGGCCTTGCGGTTCTGGGCGCGTTGCGGCGGGTAGCCATGTGGCGCCAGGGCCGGGCTTCGAAAGTCGACCTGATCGGCGGCCTGTTCGCCATGCCCAAGCGTTACATGGTCGATCTGCACCACGTGGTGGCGCGGGACAAATACATCGCCAACACCCACGTCGCCACGGCTGGCGGCGCGGTGGCGTCCATCGTGCTGGCGATTCTGGTGCATGGTTTCGGCCTGCATAACCGCATCCTCGGTTATGCACTGTTGTTGATGTCGGCGGTGATGTTCGTCGGTGCGATCTTCGTCTACCTGCGTCGACGTAACCCACCTTCACGGCTGTCGAAAGGACCGTGGATGCGCCTGCCGAAAAGCCTGCTGGCGTTCTCGGCGTCGTTCTTCCTGCTGACCCTGCCGGTGGCCGGGATCCTGCCGGAAAACTTCGGTGGCTGGCTGTTGGCTGCGATTCTTGGGGTTGGCGTGTTGTGGGGCGTGTCGGAACTGTTCTTCGGCATGACCTGGGGCGGGCCGATGAAGCACGCCTTCGCCGGTGCGCTGCACCTGGCCTGGCACCGTCGCGCCGAACGCTTTGGCGGCGGTCGCTCCACCGGTTTGAAACCGCTGGACCTCAACGACCCGAGCGCGCCGCTGGGCGTGGAAAAACCCAAGGATTTCACCTGGAACCAGTTGCTCGGTTTTGACGCCTGCGTGCAGTGCGGTAAATGCGAAGCCGCGTGCCCGGCATTCGCCGCCGGCCAGCCGCTGAACCCGAAAAAACTGATTCAGGACATGGTCGTTGGCCTCGCGGGCGGCACCGATGCCAAGTTCGCTGGCAGCCCCTATCCAGGCAAGGCCATCGGCGAACACGCCGGCAATCCGCATCAACCGATCGTCAACGGTCTGGTCGATGCCGAAACCCTGTGGTCATGCACTACTTGCCGCGCCTGCGTCGAGGAATGCCCGATGATGATCGAACACGTCGATGCCATCGTCGACATGCGTCGCCATCTGACCCTGGAAAAAGGCGCGACCCCGAACAAGGGTGCCGAAGTCCTGGAAAACCTGATCGCCACCGACAACCCGGGCGGCTTTGCGCCGGGCGGGCGGATGAACTGGGCGGCGGATTTGAACCTCAATCTGTTGAGCGAAAAGAAATCCACCGACGTATTGTTCTGGGTCGGCGACGGCGCCTTCGACATGCGCAACCAGCGCACCTTGCGCGCATTCGTCAAAGTTTTGAAAGCAGCGAAAATCGACTTCGCCGTACTCGGCCTGGAAGAGCGCGACAGCGGTGACGTGGCCCGACGCCTGGGTGACGAAGCGACCTTCCAGCTGTTGGCCAAACGCAACATCCAGACCCTGGCCAAATACAGCTTCAACCGCATCGTCACTTGCGATCCACACAGTTTCCACGTGCTGAAAAACGAATATGGCGCCTTCGACGGCAACTACCTCGTGCAGCACCACAGCACCTACATGGCCGAAATTATCGAGGCCGGTGCGCTGAACCTCGGCCAGCACAAAGGCGACAGCGTGACCTATCACGATCCGTGCTACCTCGGCCGCTACAACGGCGAATACGAGGCGCCGCGTCAGGTCTTGCGCGCGCTGGGGATTGAAGTCAAAGAGATGCAACGTTCCGGTTTCCGATCGCGCTGCTGCGGCGGTGGTGGCGGCGCGCCGATCACCGACATTCCCGGCAAGCAGCGGATTCCCGACATGCGCATGGAAGACATCCGCGAGACCGGCGCCGAACTGGTGGCCGTGGGTTGCCCGCAATGCACCGCGATGCTTGAAGGCGTGGTCGAACCTCGGCCGCTGATCAAGGACATTGCTGAACTGGTGGCGGACGCATTGCTTGAAGACGAAATGCCCAAGCCGTCTACACCGGCCAAACGTGAACCTGCGGAGGTGCATTGA
- the dgcA gene encoding dimethylglycine demethylation protein DgcA: protein MAFEAMFQPIQIGKLTIRNRVLSTAHAEVYATDGGMTTDRYVKYYEEKAKGGIGLAICGGSSVVAIDSPQEWWSSVNLSTDRIIPHFQNLADAMHKHGAKIMIQITHMGRRSRWDGFNWPTLMSPSGVREPVHRATCKTIEPEEIWRVIGNYAQAARRAKAGGLDGVELSAVHQHMIDQFWSPRVNKRTDEWGGTFEGRMKFGLEVLKAVRAEVGDDFCVGMRICGDEFHPDGLSHEDMKQIAKYYDDTGMLDFLGVVGSGCDTHNTLANVIPNMSYPPEPFLHLAAGIKEVVKVPVLHAQNIKDPNQATRILEGGYVDMVGMTRAHIADPHLIAKIKMGQIDQIKQCVGANYCIDRQYQGLDVLCIQNAATSREYMGLPHIIEKTTGVKRKVVVVGAGPAGMEAARVAAERGHDVTLFEKKEFIGGQITTASKAPQRDQIAGITRWYQLELARLKVDLRLGTAADAPTIMDLRPDVVVLAVGGHPFIEQNEHWGAAEGLVVSSWDVLDGKVAPGKNVLVYDTICEFTGMSTADFIADKGSQVEIVTDDIKPGVAIGGTSFPTYYRSMYPKEVIMTGDMMLEKVYREGDKLVAVLENEYTGAKEERVVDQVVIENGVRPDEEIYYALKEGSRNKGQIDVEALFAIKPQPCLEQSGDGYLLFRIGDCVAQRNVHAAIYDALRLCKDF from the coding sequence ATGGCTTTCGAAGCAATGTTCCAGCCGATCCAGATCGGCAAACTGACCATCCGCAACCGCGTGCTCAGCACCGCGCACGCCGAGGTCTATGCGACCGACGGCGGCATGACCACCGACCGGTACGTCAAGTATTACGAAGAGAAGGCCAAGGGCGGGATCGGCCTGGCGATCTGCGGCGGTTCGTCCGTCGTGGCGATCGACAGCCCGCAGGAATGGTGGAGTTCGGTGAACCTGTCCACCGACCGCATCATTCCGCATTTCCAGAATCTGGCCGACGCCATGCACAAGCACGGCGCCAAGATCATGATCCAGATTACCCACATGGGCCGTCGCTCGCGTTGGGACGGTTTCAACTGGCCGACGCTGATGTCGCCGTCCGGCGTGCGTGAGCCGGTGCACCGTGCGACCTGCAAGACCATCGAGCCGGAAGAAATCTGGCGGGTGATCGGCAACTACGCGCAAGCTGCGCGCCGCGCCAAGGCCGGTGGCCTGGACGGTGTGGAACTGTCGGCCGTGCACCAGCACATGATCGACCAGTTCTGGAGCCCGCGGGTCAACAAGCGTACCGACGAATGGGGCGGCACTTTTGAAGGCCGCATGAAGTTCGGTCTGGAAGTCTTGAAAGCCGTGCGCGCCGAAGTCGGTGACGATTTCTGCGTGGGCATGCGCATCTGCGGTGACGAGTTCCACCCGGACGGTCTGTCCCACGAGGACATGAAGCAGATCGCCAAGTATTACGACGACACCGGCATGCTCGATTTCCTCGGCGTCGTGGGTTCGGGTTGCGACACCCACAACACCCTGGCCAACGTGATCCCGAACATGAGTTATCCACCGGAGCCGTTCCTGCACCTGGCGGCCGGGATCAAGGAAGTGGTGAAGGTTCCTGTGCTGCACGCGCAGAACATCAAGGACCCGAACCAGGCCACCCGCATTCTGGAAGGCGGTTACGTCGACATGGTCGGCATGACCCGCGCACACATCGCCGACCCGCACCTGATCGCCAAGATCAAGATGGGCCAGATCGACCAGATCAAGCAGTGCGTCGGCGCCAACTATTGCATCGACCGTCAGTATCAAGGCCTGGATGTGTTGTGCATCCAGAACGCGGCGACTTCCCGTGAATACATGGGCCTGCCGCACATCATCGAAAAAACCACCGGCGTGAAACGCAAGGTTGTGGTTGTCGGCGCCGGTCCTGCGGGGATGGAAGCCGCCCGCGTTGCCGCCGAACGTGGCCACGACGTGACCCTGTTCGAGAAAAAAGAATTCATCGGCGGGCAAATCACCACGGCCTCGAAAGCGCCGCAACGGGACCAGATCGCCGGTATCACCCGCTGGTATCAGCTGGAACTGGCGCGGCTGAAAGTCGACCTGCGCCTGGGCACCGCGGCGGATGCGCCGACCATCATGGACCTGCGTCCGGATGTGGTGGTGCTGGCCGTCGGTGGTCATCCGTTCATCGAGCAGAACGAACACTGGGGCGCGGCTGAAGGCCTGGTGGTCAGCAGCTGGGACGTGCTCGACGGCAAGGTGGCGCCGGGCAAGAACGTGCTGGTGTACGACACCATTTGCGAATTCACCGGCATGTCAACCGCCGACTTCATCGCGGACAAGGGCAGCCAGGTCGAGATCGTCACCGACGACATCAAGCCGGGTGTAGCCATCGGTGGTACGTCGTTCCCGACTTACTACCGCAGCATGTACCCGAAAGAAGTGATCATGACCGGCGACATGATGCTGGAGAAGGTCTACCGCGAAGGCGACAAGCTGGTGGCGGTGCTGGAGAACGAATACACCGGCGCCAAAGAGGAGCGGGTGGTGGACCAGGTGGTCATCGAAAACGGCGTGCGCCCGGATGAGGAAATCTACTACGCGCTGAAGGAAGGCTCGCGCAACAAAGGCCAGATCGACGTCGAAGCCTTGTTCGCGATCAAGCCGCAACCTTGCCTGGAGCAGAGCGGCGACGGCTACCTGCTGTTCCGCATCGGCGACTGCGTGGCGCAGCGCAACGTGCATGCGGCGATCTATGACGCGCTGCGGTTGTGCAAAGACTTCTAA
- a CDS encoding 4-vinyl reductase encodes MAKIAPQLPIEVDSETGVWTSDALPMLYVPRHFFVNNHMGIEEVLGADAYAEILYKAGYKSAWHWCEKEAECHGLEGVAVFEHYMKRLSQRGWGLFKIQDIDLDKGTASVKLEHSAFVYVYGKVGRKVDYMFTGWFAGAMDQILAARGSKIRTVAEQVYGGSEEGHEDGLFIVKPL; translated from the coding sequence ATGGCCAAGATCGCCCCGCAATTGCCTATCGAAGTCGACAGCGAAACCGGTGTCTGGACTTCCGACGCCCTGCCGATGCTGTACGTACCGCGCCATTTCTTCGTCAACAACCACATGGGCATCGAGGAAGTGCTGGGCGCCGACGCCTACGCCGAGATCCTCTACAAGGCCGGCTACAAATCTGCCTGGCACTGGTGTGAAAAAGAAGCCGAATGCCACGGCCTGGAAGGCGTCGCGGTGTTTGAACACTACATGAAGCGCCTGTCGCAGCGCGGCTGGGGCCTGTTCAAGATCCAGGACATCGACCTCGACAAAGGCACCGCCAGCGTCAAGCTCGAACACTCGGCATTCGTCTACGTGTACGGCAAGGTCGGGCGCAAGGTCGACTACATGTTCACTGGTTGGTTTGCCGGCGCAATGGATCAGATTCTCGCCGCTCGCGGCAGCAAGATCCGCACCGTGGCCGAGCAAGTCTACGGTGGCTCCGAAGAGGGCCACGAAGACGGCTTGTTCATCGTCAAGCCGTTGTAA
- a CDS encoding dipeptidase produces the protein MSPAELHADSIVIDGLIIAKWNRELFEDMRKGGLTAANCTVSVWEGFQATVNNIAASQKLIRENSDLVIPVRTTADIRKAKEQGKTGILFGFQNAHAFEDQIGYVEVFKQLGVGIVQMCYNTQNLVGTGCYERDGGLSGFGREIVAEMNRVGVMCDLSHVGSKTSEEVILESKKPVCYSHCLPSGLKEHPRNKSDEELKFIADHGGFVGVTMFAPFLAKGIDSTIDDYAEAIEYTLNIVGEDSIGIGTDFTQGHGQDFFEYLTHDKGYARRLTSFGKIINPLGIRTVGEFPNLTETLLKRGHSERVVRKIMGENWVNVLKDVWGE, from the coding sequence ATGAGCCCAGCCGAATTACACGCCGACAGCATCGTTATCGACGGTCTGATCATTGCCAAATGGAACCGCGAGCTGTTCGAAGACATGCGCAAGGGCGGTTTGACCGCGGCCAACTGCACCGTGTCGGTGTGGGAGGGCTTTCAGGCCACCGTCAACAACATCGCTGCCAGCCAGAAGCTGATCCGCGAGAACAGCGACCTGGTGATTCCGGTGCGCACCACCGCCGACATCCGTAAAGCCAAGGAGCAGGGCAAGACCGGCATCCTCTTCGGCTTCCAGAATGCCCACGCCTTTGAAGACCAGATCGGCTATGTCGAAGTCTTCAAGCAGCTCGGCGTCGGTATCGTGCAGATGTGCTACAACACCCAGAACCTGGTCGGCACCGGTTGCTACGAGCGTGACGGCGGCCTGTCGGGCTTCGGTCGCGAAATCGTTGCCGAGATGAACCGCGTTGGCGTGATGTGCGACCTGTCCCACGTCGGCTCCAAGACTTCCGAAGAAGTCATCCTCGAATCGAAAAAACCGGTGTGCTACTCCCACTGCCTGCCGTCAGGTCTCAAAGAGCACCCGCGCAACAAGTCCGATGAAGAACTGAAGTTCATCGCCGACCACGGCGGTTTCGTCGGTGTGACCATGTTCGCGCCGTTCCTGGCCAAGGGCATCGATTCGACCATCGACGACTACGCCGAAGCCATCGAATACACCCTGAACATCGTCGGCGAAGACTCGATCGGCATCGGTACCGACTTCACCCAGGGTCACGGCCAGGACTTCTTCGAATACCTGACCCACGACAAAGGCTACGCCCGCCGCCTGACCAGCTTCGGCAAGATCATCAACCCGCTGGGCATCCGCACCGTCGGCGAGTTCCCGAACCTGACTGAAACCTTGCTCAAGCGCGGCCACTCCGAGCGCGTGGTGCGCAAGATCATGGGCGAGAACTGGGTGAACGTCCTGAAAGATGTCTGGGGCGAATAA
- a CDS encoding lysozyme inhibitor LprI family protein, with amino-acid sequence MKSILLALALIATGVHAAEESDDNPCDKVENDVQTLECSAFSKTTAEDLLSENLKSLNERMQSLYGKNPTQLADISAKIKTAQAQWLKTRDADCAVEAFPATTGSKAFTMAQNDCVARMSDERSEFLESIGQE; translated from the coding sequence ATGAAATCCATCCTTCTGGCTTTGGCACTGATTGCGACCGGCGTACACGCAGCGGAGGAGTCCGACGACAACCCCTGCGACAAAGTCGAAAACGACGTCCAGACCCTGGAATGCTCGGCCTTCAGCAAAACCACCGCCGAAGACCTGCTGAGCGAAAACCTCAAAAGCCTCAACGAGCGCATGCAGTCGCTCTACGGCAAGAACCCGACGCAATTGGCCGACATCAGCGCCAAAATCAAAACCGCCCAAGCCCAATGGCTGAAAACCCGCGACGCCGACTGCGCCGTGGAAGCCTTCCCGGCTACAACCGGCAGCAAGGCGTTCACCATGGCGCAAAACGATTGCGTGGCGCGGATGAGTGATGAGCGGTCGGAGTTTTTGGAGTCGATTGGGCAGGAGTAA
- a CDS encoding DUF3010 family protein yields the protein MKVCGIEIKGSEAIIAVASLDGTALSHVALNTKKIALDDDDEAANVKLFAAQVASFVRENSIDRIAIKKRGKKGEFAGGPTTFKIEGVFQLLENCEVTLLSPQTITAQCKKFSVELPETLNKYQHEAYKAACSALVKK from the coding sequence ATGAAAGTCTGCGGCATCGAAATCAAAGGCAGTGAAGCGATCATCGCCGTAGCGTCCCTCGACGGTACGGCCCTGAGTCACGTCGCCCTCAACACCAAGAAAATCGCCCTCGACGATGATGACGAGGCGGCCAACGTCAAGCTGTTTGCCGCGCAGGTGGCGTCGTTCGTGCGTGAAAACTCCATCGACCGCATAGCGATCAAGAAGCGTGGCAAGAAAGGTGAATTCGCCGGCGGGCCGACCACGTTCAAGATCGAGGGTGTGTTCCAGTTGCTGGAGAATTGCGAGGTGACGTTGTTGTCGCCGCAGACGATCACGGCGCAGTGCAAGAAATTCAGTGTCGAGCTGCCGGAGACGCTGAACAAGTATCAGCATGAGGCGTACAAGGCGGCGTGTTCGGCGTTGGTGAAGAAGTAA
- a CDS encoding GlxA family transcriptional regulator translates to MSQDFYFLLMPGFSAIGFISAIEPLRVANRFRGELYRWHVLSADGGAVLASNGMSVNADAALEPLKKGATLLVVAGFEPLKFATPALEHWLRRLDNEGVTLGAIDTGSFILAEAGLLDGHRLTLHWEAIDAFKESYPQLSVTQELFEIDRRRITSAGGTASIDLMLDLIAQAHGPELAIQVSEQFVLGRIRPRKDHQRMEVATRYGISNKKLVHVIGEMEQHSEPPLSTLELAESIKVTRRQLERLFRLHLNDTPSNFYLRLRLEKARQLLRQTDMSVLEVSIACGFESPSYFTRSYRAKYERCPREDRRTAKA, encoded by the coding sequence ATGTCCCAGGATTTCTATTTCTTGTTGATGCCGGGTTTCTCGGCCATTGGATTTATCTCGGCCATCGAGCCGTTGCGGGTCGCCAATCGCTTTCGCGGCGAGTTGTATCGCTGGCATGTATTGAGCGCGGATGGCGGGGCGGTGCTGGCCAGCAATGGTATGTCGGTCAACGCCGATGCGGCGCTTGAGCCGCTGAAAAAAGGCGCGACGCTGTTGGTGGTCGCCGGCTTCGAGCCGCTGAAGTTCGCCACTCCGGCACTGGAACACTGGCTGCGCCGACTGGACAACGAAGGCGTGACCCTCGGCGCCATCGACACCGGCAGCTTCATCCTCGCCGAAGCAGGCCTGCTCGACGGTCATCGCCTGACCCTGCATTGGGAGGCTATCGATGCCTTCAAGGAATCCTATCCGCAGCTCAGCGTTACCCAGGAACTGTTCGAGATCGACCGTCGGCGCATCACCTCCGCCGGCGGCACCGCTTCCATCGATTTGATGCTGGATCTGATCGCCCAGGCCCACGGTCCTGAGCTGGCGATCCAGGTCAGCGAACAATTCGTGCTCGGCCGCATCCGCCCGCGCAAAGACCACCAACGCATGGAAGTTGCCACGCGCTATGGCATCAGCAACAAGAAGCTTGTTCATGTGATCGGGGAAATGGAGCAGCACAGCGAGCCGCCGCTGAGCACGCTGGAACTGGCGGAATCGATCAAGGTGACGCGTCGGCAACTGGAGCGCCTGTTCCGGTTGCACCTGAACGACACACCGAGCAATTTCTATCTGCGATTAAGGCTGGAAAAGGCTCGGCAATTGCTGAGGCAGACGGATATGAGCGTGCTGGAAGTGAGCATCGCGTGCGGGTTTGAATCGCCGTCGTATTTCACCCGCAGTTATAGGGCGAAGTATGAGCGTTGTCCGCGAGAGGACCGGCGTACCGCAAAAGCATGA
- a CDS encoding choline ABC transporter substrate-binding protein, whose protein sequence is MKRLISSCVLALSGTALLSASVMAAEPASCQNVRMGVVNWTDVIATSAMTQVLLDGLGYSTKQTSASQQIIFAGIRDQRLDLFLGYWNPLMTQTITPFVDANQVKVLEAPSLKDARATLAVPTYLADKGLKTFADIAKFEKELGGKIYGIEPGSGANTQIKAMIAKNQFGLGKFQLVESSEAGMLAAVDRAVRRKEAVVFFGWAPHPMNVNVQMTYLTGSDDALGPNEGMATVWTVTAPKYADQCPNIGRLLSNLTFTAEDESRMMQPLLDHKDAFESAKQWLKDHPQDKQRWLEGVTTFDGKPAAENLKLTSK, encoded by the coding sequence ATGAAACGACTGATCAGCAGCTGTGTTCTTGCACTCAGTGGTACCGCTTTGCTGAGCGCCAGCGTCATGGCCGCCGAACCCGCCTCTTGCCAGAATGTGCGCATGGGCGTGGTGAACTGGACCGACGTAATCGCTACCAGCGCGATGACCCAGGTATTGCTCGACGGCCTCGGCTATAGCACCAAACAAACCAGCGCCTCCCAGCAAATCATCTTCGCCGGGATCCGCGATCAGCGCCTGGATCTGTTCCTGGGTTACTGGAACCCGCTGATGACCCAGACCATCACCCCGTTCGTCGACGCCAACCAGGTCAAGGTGCTTGAAGCGCCAAGCCTGAAAGATGCCCGCGCCACCCTGGCCGTGCCGACCTACCTCGCCGACAAAGGCCTGAAGACTTTCGCCGACATCGCCAAATTCGAAAAAGAACTGGGCGGCAAGATCTACGGCATCGAGCCTGGCTCGGGCGCCAACACTCAGATCAAGGCGATGATCGCCAAGAACCAGTTCGGCCTCGGCAAGTTCCAGCTGGTCGAATCCAGCGAAGCCGGCATGCTCGCCGCCGTCGATCGCGCCGTGCGCCGCAAGGAAGCCGTGGTGTTCTTCGGCTGGGCGCCGCACCCGATGAACGTCAACGTGCAGATGACCTACCTCACCGGCAGCGACGACGCCCTCGGCCCGAACGAAGGCATGGCGACTGTCTGGACCGTCACCGCACCGAAGTACGCCGATCAATGCCCGAACATCGGTCGCCTGCTGAGCAACCTGACGTTCACCGCCGAAGACGAGAGCCGGATGATGCAGCCGTTGCTGGATCACAAGGACGCTTTCGAATCGGCCAAGCAATGGCTCAAGGATCACCCGCAAGACAAGCAGCGCTGGCTTGAAGGTGTGACCACTTTCGACGGCAAACCGGCTGCTGAAAACCTGAAACTGACCAGTAAGTAA
- a CDS encoding 3-keto-5-aminohexanoate cleavage protein, with protein sequence MNHDVIITCALTGAGDTTARSPHVPVTPKQIAAAAVEAAKAGATVVHCHVRDPQTGKFSRDVALYREVMERIREADVDIIVNLTAGMGGDLEIGAGENPMEFGPNTDLVGPLTRLAHVEELLPEICTLDCGTLNFGDGDTIYVSTPAQLRAGAKRIQELGVKAELEIFDTGHLWFAKQMIKEGLLDNPLFQLCLGIPWGAPADTTTMKAMVDNLPADAVWAGFGIGRMQMPMAAQAVLLGGNVRVGLEDNLWLDKGVLATNGQLVERASEILSRLGARVLTPAEGRAKMGLTKRG encoded by the coding sequence ATGAACCACGACGTCATCATCACCTGCGCACTCACCGGTGCTGGCGACACGACCGCCAGGAGCCCACACGTTCCGGTCACCCCGAAACAAATCGCCGCTGCCGCCGTGGAAGCCGCCAAGGCCGGTGCCACCGTGGTTCACTGCCACGTTCGCGACCCGCAAACCGGCAAGTTCAGCCGTGACGTGGCGCTGTACCGCGAAGTGATGGAGCGCATCCGCGAAGCGGACGTCGACATCATCGTCAACCTCACCGCCGGCATGGGTGGCGATCTGGAAATCGGCGCCGGTGAGAACCCGATGGAGTTCGGCCCGAACACCGACCTGGTCGGCCCGCTGACCCGTCTGGCCCACGTCGAAGAGCTGCTGCCGGAAATCTGCACCCTCGATTGCGGCACCCTGAACTTCGGCGATGGCGACACCATTTACGTGTCCACCCCGGCCCAGCTGCGTGCTGGCGCCAAACGCATTCAAGAACTGGGCGTGAAGGCCGAGCTGGAAATTTTCGACACCGGTCACCTGTGGTTCGCCAAGCAGATGATCAAGGAAGGCCTGCTCGACAACCCGCTGTTCCAGCTGTGCCTGGGCATCCCGTGGGGCGCCCCGGCTGACACCACCACCATGAAAGCCATGGTCGACAACCTGCCGGCCGATGCTGTGTGGGCTGGCTTCGGCATCGGTCGCATGCAGATGCCGATGGCTGCGCAAGCGGTGCTGCTGGGCGGCAACGTGCGGGTCGGTCTGGAAGACAACCTGTGGCTGGACAAGGGCGTTCTGGCGACCAACGGCCAACTGGTCGAGCGCGCCAGCGAAATCCTCAGCCGCCTCGGTGCCCGCGTGCTGACCCCGGCGGAAGGTCGGGCAAAAATGGGCCTGACCAAGCGCGGTTAA